The Lathyrus oleraceus cultivar Zhongwan6 chromosome 5, CAAS_Psat_ZW6_1.0, whole genome shotgun sequence genome includes the window ATATTTTGAGAATATAAAGTCATTTATGTGATATTTAGGGGATCCAATTAATTTATATACGCttccaaaatcttcaaaattaTACTGATAGGGAGGAAAACTTAGTGCGTCCTAATTTAAAGACTACCCCACTTTAAACTTGATCAACTATTTCACTGATTGCAGTGCTAGCATCATATTAGTATCTTGAAACGAGAAAGCAATGTTATATTATCATGGGTGTTCATATTCAAAATCGGTGTATAAAATTGCAAATCAATTAAAGAAGAACCAAAATCTGCAAGAAACAAACAAAaacctatttatttattatatacATATCATAAAAAATTGGGTTTTTTTATGATAAAAACAGTTGAAAATATACTAATATTAGTAATGCTCTACTATCACATTCACACCATTGGACTCTAgatataaatataatataatataataatttATGCAACATAACACATGATAAACTTCAACACAGTAGCTTATTAAGGTGGCGGGATGATGCATAATAAAAACCATGCCTCTTACATGCAGCAAAATCTTATTCCTAGCTCAAGCACAATCATAAGCACTTATAGCCTATATATTGGCATCGTGATCCATTGTCGTGACTCTACCGAGTTCAGAGTAAGAGAAAACACATACAACACCGATATTCAACAATCAGTCCTCAAACAGATAATCATAGAAAAACAATATAAGTTATGACCATAATCCATAACCTGTAATCCACTAGTATCTCCTACTAGGGTAGCGATCACCAGGGTACCGATCACTAGGGTAGCGATCCATAAAGCGACCTGAAGGACACTCATATGCCAAGTGACCACGGCCTCCACAATTGTGACAAATCATCAAGGGGCCCATGCAGTCACGGCTCATATGACCCAACTGTTGACAGTTCCTGCATACGACATCACGGTAACCACCACCACCCGCTCCACCAGCACCACGGAAGCTGCCTCTGCCACTGTGATCTCCAATAATGTTTGATTTTGGACATTGTCTAGCCACATGTCCAGAAACATTGCAGACATTGCAAATTGGGTCATTTGGACAATCACGTGCCAAGTGCCCTGTTTTCCTACAGTTATTGCAAGCCTTCTCATTCGTGCATTCAACAGCAATGTGGCCCTGCTTATAACAGTTATGGCACAACCTTAAGTCCCCTGGGGGCATTGCTGGAGCTGAGCACTCCCTGGCACGGTGGCCAGTTTTACCACAGGTGTGGCAAATGCCCTCATTTGGACAACTGCTGGCCATGTGGCCAGGTTCTTTGCAATTCCAGCACACTGATTTTGTGGAGCATTCAGAAGCAATGTGCCTGATTAAGCATAAAGGGAAGAAAATAAGAAAAACTAGCCAACCAAACCATGACACTTGTTAGTAAATATCAGATAGTTAACAATTTAACATAGCCGACTTCTAAAAGAAATCAAGTAGCATTTTTTTACTTCAAATTTGGATGTCATAAAAGCCATATATTTCAAATTTAATTTTATCCTAGAGCAAAGACTGAAACTGTAGAATGATCATGAAAAAGAAAATGGTATAAAGAGGCTTAGACATGATTACAACAGTCACACAAATTTTTTCCATTACATTTTAGTCAAACAAGGAATTAATATTTTCCATTAGATTCAATAAGGAAAATGGCCTTCATACataaaatcaaaaataaaatgGCATCATATAATCTAAGTATCAGTTCAGATAGATGTAACAACTGAAAGTATACGCAGATGAAGACTGTAGAGGTGCAATTATGTACTAAGCAGTGTTAAACAGCGGAATTTAAGCAAATCGCTATTGTTCCATGGTACAATTTTTAGTAAAAAATACTGTGAAATAGCAACGCTGTAGCACGGTTGGGTAGTGGAGTATAAACAAACTGTAGTTTTCTACAATCTGCATTTGACAACATTGGTATTAAGTGAATCAATGGAAATCATGAGCTCTTTTTCAATCGTTTCAGGCAACACATTGAAAGACCAGAAACTTCAATAGCATACCATATCAAGCTATTATTCAAGTACATCAGCATAAAGCTAAAGAAGAAGCTATAATCAATGACCTAGAAAGGTAAAAAAAATATAATGAGCAGAAGATAAATATAATATGAGAATTGCCTAAGTCAACCACAGTCCATAATGTGACACAAAAATGAATTGGCAGAAGATCCTAAGGTTGACATTATGGACATGAGAGCAAGGTTCATCAAGGGAAAGTTTCATCAGAAAAAATGTAAGTAAAGCATGTCAATGCTAACAGGTATCAAAATCTAAGAAAGAAAACGTAGCTGAAGTTCAAAATGAAATGTCCACAATGAATATGTTAAAAACTTAAATTATCAACTTTAATTATGCAAGGTCCAAATTAAAGATAAAGGAGGGTTTTGGAGAGAAGAGAAACGGACAAAATAGataaattttgaatttggatCATTTATCAAAGCCCTCGAAAACCCTCTGTTAGACTCTTCAGTTACAAAACTGATATTAAATTATTAGGAGTTAAGTGGGACATTATTAGAATAATTATACTATTAATTAATAGTGTTTAGGTTTAGAATAAATAGGGGAAGACATTGGGGTGTTGATTATCTTGGAATTGGATAGGAAAAGGGGTCATTTTGGCATTGGGAGGTGCAGGCCCTCGAAGTTCTGCTGTACAATTGTGTAATTCAAAGGGATTTTCCCTATATGCTTTTATATATCAGTTGGTTTCTATCAACTGGTATCAGAGCACTTCTGATCCGGGAGaggaaattaaaaaaaaatggaGTTGTCATCAAGAATAGAAGGAATATTTGATCTTGTTAATGAAGTGTTGAAAGAAGTTAGAGATTGGAGAAGAGAACTCAAAGAGTTACGACTAGAAATACCAACTTTTGAAGGACCCGATGTTGCTGGATGGATTATCAAGGTAGAGAAATATTTTAATAAAGGAGGTGTATGAAGCTGTCACATGGTACCAATTATGGATTTTGGTCAATCTAAGTTCCACTTGGGGAAATTTTAAAGAGGCGATTCTCAAGAAATTTTGGTCAGAATTTGATTTAGCATAGAATCGAGCAACGCAAATGAGAGAAATGAGATTCAGCGATGAACCAAATAAACGGCCACCGCCACAATGATTTGGCCAACAGCCGCTGTTGCTGAAACCTCGAAACGTCGAGTATCACATGGTGATTGTTGTTGTTCCTAAGATAAAGTCTAGGAAAGAGAAAGCTCCACTATTGGTGTCACCGTCATCCCTACAAACGATCATGAGAAAATTGACCGCAGTGAGCAGATCTGATCCAGGAGAAAATTATCCTATTTCTTGTATAACTCAATCTTTTTGCTTCAAGTTATGGGATCCGGGAGGATACATTCTTTCACCTTGAGGACAAGGTGAATCTTTAGGGGCGGAGTATTGTTAGACTCTTCAGTTACAAAACTGATATTAAATTATTAGGAGTTAAGTGGGACATTATTAgaataattatattattaataGTGGTTAGGTTTAGAATAAATAGGGGAAGACATTGGGGTGTTGATCATCTTGGAATTGGATAGGAAAAGGGGC containing:
- the LOC127084953 gene encoding zinc finger protein GIS2, yielding MSSDSRSRSRSRSRSRSPGIRKIRSDRHSYRDAPYRRDSSRGFSRDNLCKNCKRPGHYARECPNVAVCHNCGLPGHIASECSTKSVCWNCKEPGHMASSCPNEGICHTCGKTGHRARECSAPAMPPGDLRLCHNCYKQGHIAVECTNEKACNNCRKTGHLARDCPNDPICNVCNVSGHVARQCPKSNIIGDHSGRGSFRGAGGAGGGGYRDVVCRNCQQLGHMSRDCMGPLMICHNCGGRGHLAYECPSGRFMDRYPSDRYPGDRYPSRRY